The following DNA comes from Micromonospora chokoriensis.
CGCTACCGGTGCCCTCGCCGAAGTCGATGACGTAGAGCGACCCGTCCGGGCCGAACTCCGCCTCGAAGGGCTGGATCCAGCTCATGGTGTCGAAGATGCCGTTGATCGACTGGAGGTCGCCGACGGCGGTCGGCCCGAAACGCGCGTTGCCGAACGTCTGCGCCGTCTTGTGGATCGAGAGCGTCTTGAACCACCTGCGCGTCAGCTCATAGGTGATCCACTTGCCCTCGAAGTACTCCGGGAACTTCGTGGTGCGGGTGTTGGCCGGGTCGTAGTCGTAGACCGGGCCGCTCATCGGCCCGCCACCACCGGTGCCCAGCTCCGGGAACTGGGTGGACGCGGAGTACGCGTACCAGACCAGCGCCGACCTCGACGCGGGCAGGTTGGTCAGGCCGGTGTTGTTGGGGGAGTTGTTGACCGGCGCGGCGCAGTTGAACTTGGCGCCGGAGGTGTTGGTGGCGAAGTTGTAGTCGTTGAACGGGATGTTGTTGCCCACGCAGTACGGCCAACCGTAGTTGCCGGCCGCGGTGATCCGGTTGAACTCGACGGTCCCCTCCGGGCCGCGGTTGGCGTCGGCGGCGCGGGCGTCCGGGCCGTAGTCGGCTACGAGCACCGCGTTGGTCTGCGGCTCGACGGTGATCCGGAACGGGTTGCGCATGCCCATCGCGTAGATCTCCGGTCGGGTCCTCGCGGTGCCGGGGGCGAAGAGGTTGCCGCTGGGCACCGTGTACGTCCCGTCGGACTGCGGGGTGATCCGCAGGATCTTGCCGCGCAGGTCGTTGGTGTTGCCGGCGGTGCCCTGGGCGTCCCAGGCGGCGCGGCCGGAGCGCTCGTCGATCGGGGTGTAGCCGCTGGAGGCGAACGGGTCGGTGTTGTCGCCGATCGCCGCGTAGAGCCGCCCGGCCCCGTCCATCGCCAGCGAGCCGCCCATGTGCGAGTTGGCTCGGCCCTCACCCCGGTAGGTGGGGATGGTCAGCAGGCGTTTCTCCGAGGAGAGCGCGACGCTGTTGTTGGCGACCGTGAAGCGGGACAGGTTGAGCTGTTTGAGGGTCTTGTCCGACCAGAGCAGGTAGATCCAGCCGTTGCTGGCGAAGTTGCGGTCCAGGGTCATCCCGAGCAGCCCGTCGGACTGGTCGGTCATCGCCGAGGTGTACGCGAAGTCCAGCAGCGTGGTGACCTGGAGAGTGTCCTGGTTGACCACCTTCAGCGCGCCGGTGCGCTGGATGTAGTAGACCTTCCGGTCCGGGGCGACGGCCAACTCGAACGGGTCGGCCAGGTTCTCGGTGACCAGACCCACCCGTTCGAAGTTGCTGGTCCTGGTGGCCGAGCAGTCGCCGGCGACCGCGCCGGCGGCCCACTCGATGCCGTAGCGCAGGTGCTCCAGGAAGGTCGCGCTGCTGAACTGCGAGCTGGCGTGCCCGCCGGCGGTGAACCAGGACCGGCCGCCGTCGTAGCGCTGGCACCAGGAGTACGCGTGGTCGACGCCCTCGTCCAGCCCGTTGATCCCGTCGCGCACCTTGATCTGCGCGAGGGTGTGCACCTTGCCGGTCGGGTTGGTCCGCCAGTTGTACCACTCCTCGCTCTGCTCCCAGAGCTCCGGCAGGTTGCGGGTGGAGGGGTGCGCCCGGTCGAGCACCTTGACCCGGCCGGGGAAGGTGCCGCCGGTGGACGAGAAGTCCGGGTGGTAGTCGAAGATCGTGCCGACCAGGCCCTCGTACCACGGCCAGTCGCGTTCGCTGGCCGAGGCGGCGTGCAGGCCGGCCCAGCCGCCGCCGTTGCGGATGAAGGTCTGCAACGCGGCCCGCTGGCCGGCGTTGAGCAGGTCACCCGAGGTCGGGAGCGAGTTGGTGTTGTTGAAGACCAAGGCGTCGAAGGTGGCGAGGTTGGCGTCGGTGAACGCGGCGGCGTCGGTGGTGGCGACGACCTCGAAGTTGTGCGCGGCGCCGAGCTGCTGGATGGCGGCGATGCCGGCCGGAATCGAGTCGTGGTAGAAGTTCGTGATCTTGGAGAAGACCAGCACCCGGAAGCGGGGGGCGGCCTCGGCGGGCAGGGCGGTGGTGGTGCTCACCACGGCGACGACGGCGAGCAGGATGAGGCAGAGCGAACGGAGGGTTCGGGGCATAGGGGCGCTCCCTGTTGGACGGTGAGGGGCCGGAAAGCGCTTTCTCGCTGCCCGCACCACGGTACTGACAGCCAGTGACGAGCGTCAATAGCACGGAGGCAAGCGGTTTCCTGGCGAGGGGTCACCGCAGCGCAGTTCTTCCCCTACGATCGGTGGCGGTCGACCTGGGGAGGTCACGTGACGACACCAGCACCGTCGGACCGGATCGACACCAGCGTGGTGCACCCGGCCCGCCGCTACAACTACTGGCTCGGCGGCTGCGTACCCCGGGGTAGACGGGCCGGGCGGTGCGGTTCCTCGCCCGGGAGGCCGGCGTCCGGCAGTTCCTCGACATCGGCACGGGCATCCCGAGCGCCGACAACACCCACGAGGCGGCCCAGTCCGTCGCCCCCGAGTCCCGGGTGGTCTACGTCGACAACGACCCGATGGTGCTGGTCCACGCCCGTGCGCTACTGACCAGCGATCCGTCCGGTGCCACCGCCTACCTCGACGCCGACCTGCGCGACCCGGAGAAGATCCTCGCCGACCCGCAACTGCACGCCACGCTGGACCTGTCCCAGCCGGTGGCCCTGGTGCTGATCGCGGTGACGCACTTTCTCACCGACGACGACCGCCCGCACGAGCGGGTCGCCCGGCTGCTCGACGCGCTGCCGTCGGGGAGTTGGCTCGCCCTGACCCACTTCACCACCGACCACATTCCCGTCGAGATCGTCAGGCGGATGGAAGCCGAGTTCGCCTCCGGCCGGATGAAGCAGGACGCCGTGTCCCGCGACCGGGCCGAGTTCGCCCGCTTCTTCACCGGCCTGGAGGTGGCCGAGCCGGGCATCGTCCCGGTCACCGAGTGGCGGCCGCAGGTGCCGCCGGAGCAACGGCCGCCGCTGGCCGACGCCTCCATCTACGGTGCGGTCGCCCGCAAGCCCTGATCGGGGGGTGCTGTTACCCCTGCTGGAGGCAACACCTACTTCTTCGTCGGCGCGGTGCTGCTGGTCGGAGCAACGATCTCCCACGTCCGCCGCTCGGCGGACCTGGCGACGTGATGAGTGAGGGCCCGACGGCCCTCACTCATGGCCGACGTGCTCCGGCGTTCAGTGCGGGAACGCGCGGGGGATGCGGGTGTTCAGGAACTCCTCGCGGAAGGCTTGGATGCGCGTGATGACCTGCCGTCTGCCGACGGTGTTCTCGATGCGGTCGAGGTACAGGCATCGGGCGGCGAGTTTGTCGAGGTCGACCGTGAAGTACATCGCCATCAGCGGGTTGACGAACAGGTCCCCGCCGCCGGTACGCCGGGTGAACCGGACGTCTCCGAACGCGCCGCTGGTGGCGGCGGCGATCTGTCCCTGCACGATGCTCGGGCGGTCCGGGGTGGCGGCCTGGGCGTCGGCGACCGCATCGCGGTAGAGCGCTGCCTCCCGGCTGGAACCGGGGATGGACAGGGCGCCGAGGTAGCCGCCGTCGCGGTCGAGCGCGGCGAGGTTCTCCAGCACCTCGACGTGGTTGACGCCGTCGTAGGCGTCGATGCCGAAGCCGAGGCTGGTCACCAGCTTGATCGGGACATCCAGCGCGGTCACCGCCGCCAGGCTGGTGATGTCCTCCACCGGCGTGCCGAGATTGCTCTCGTCGCCGTGCAGCAGGATGTCGGTGCCACCGTCGACGAGCACGACCGCGTCGATGTCGAGCTTCTCGACCAGGTGCCGGTACGCGGCCCGGAGCGGTTGGACACCGAGCGGTGGGAAGGCGTACACGGTCGACGGCAGATCCTGGGCGGCCAGCCACCGGGCGAGCGTCCGTTCGGGGAAGTACCAGTCCGGGCTGGTGGTGCCCGGCTGCACGGCAGCGACGTGCTCCGCTCTCCACGCGTCCTGGTCGATCAGTTCGAGTTCCGAGAAGGACAGACTGGCCAGGTGCACCTGCGCGCCGCCGCGCCACAGGGCGAGTGCCAACGGCAGGCCCGCGTACACGTCGAAGCCACCGCCCGCCCCGGCGATGAGGACGTTCCGCGCCGGAGCCAGCGCGGCGAACAGTGGGGGTACGGCCAACGAGAAGACACCGAGATCGGTGGGCGGTGCGGCAGGGGTCGTCACCGCTCAATGATGAGGGGTGTCCAGTCCAGGGAGAGGAGCGCACACGGTGTACGTCAGTCTGTCGACGAGCGCTGGTAGGCCCGGTCGATCGAACGAGGACTTCGTCGGCGCGGTACCCGGTGCCGTCGTCCTGCTGGACGGTGCCGGCATCCCGGGAGCCGAGTCGCTCTGCTCCCATGGTGTCGTTTGGTACACGCGCCGCCTCGGTGCCGCGCTGCTCGCGCACCTGTCGTACGACGACGGGCGAGATCTTGCCGCGGCCCTTGCCAGCGCCATCGACGAAACAGCCGCCGAGCACTGCGACACCTGCGATATCGCGGATCCGCGTAGCCCGCAGGCCACCGTCGCGATGGTCCGCGCCGCCCGTGGCAGTCTGGACTATCTCCTGCTCGCGGACTGCTTCCTCGTCCTCGACGCGGCCGACGGCAGCCCTCAGGTGATCACCGACGAGCGTGAAGGGCTCGCCAGGCGGGAATGCTCAGTGCCCCTGGACGGTCTCGCACCGGGAAACCCGGAGTACGACCGCGTCCGCGACTCCTGCGCCGAAGCACTGCGTGCCCGCCGAAACCAGGTGGGCGGGTACTGGATCGCCAAGGACGACCCGCGCGCGGCCCAGGAAGCGGTGACCGGCAGCGCATCCCTCGCCGACCTGAACGGTTTCGCGCTGCTCAGCAACGGCGCCAGTCGGATCGTCAGCCCGTACGCCGTAACCGACTGGCCCGGCGTACTGGAACTGCTCGCCGCCGAAGGCCCGACCGGTGTCATCCGTCGCGTCCGACAGACCGAAGCCCGCAGCGGTGGACCCGACGTTCGGATGCAAGACGACGACGCCACGGTCGCCCACTGCACGCGTTTGTCGCGCTGAGAGTCGGAGAGCAGGGTCCGTCCCTGGCTTCCACGGCAGGGACGGCCCCTGCTCGGCGGGCCGGCGCATCGACGCCGGCCCGCCGAGCGGTGTCAGCTTCCGGTGCAGGTGGCGGTGGTGCCGCTGCCGTTTCCGGTGCCCTGGAATCCGAAACTGGTGCCCTGACCGGCGGCCAGGCGTCCGTTGTAGCTCTGGTTGGCGACGGTGACGGTGCCGCTGGTGCCGCTGGCGACGCCGTTCCACAGCGAGGTGACCGCCGCCCCGCTCGGCAGGGTCAGGGTGACCCGCCAGCCGGTCAGGGCGGCGGCGCCGGCGGTGACGCTGACGTTGGCGACGAATCCGCCGTTCCACTGGTCCTGGACGGCGTAGACCGCGGTGCAGGCGCCACCGCTGGGCGGCGGGGTCGTCGGCGGAGGCGTCGTCGGCGGCGGGGTGGTGGGCGGAGGCGTCGTGGGCGGCGGGGTGGTGTCGAGCGTCAGGTTCTTCTGTTGGACGGTCCACTGGGTGCGGCACAGCCCGCAGTTGGCGCCGACGAAGGTGGTGCCGGCGGTGTTGTCACCCTTGAGGCGCCACTTGAAGTACAGCGTCGCGACCCGGCCGAACTCGCCGCCGTTGGTCTCGTGGTAGGTGCCACCGTGTCCGACGTTCAGGTTGCCCATGAAGGCGGGCAGCCCGGCCGGCAGTTTGCCCCAGTCGTCCATGGCGTTCGGGTAGGCGATGTCGCTGGGGCCACCGACGAAGTAGGCGATCGGCTTGGTCAGCCTCCGGAGCTGGTAGTCGTCGGCGTCGTTCAGCAGACCGCTGCTGAAGATGCCGGTCGTCGTGACGCGCGGGTCGTTGGAGACGGCGTACGCCTCCAGGCCTCCGCAGGAGAAGCCCGCGACGGCGACCTTCGTGGTGTCGATCTTGTTGTAGTACTTGCTGCCCTGTCGGGAGTTCTCCGCGAACGCCCAGTCGATGGACTGGGTGAGCATCTGCGACGTGGTGGAGCCGGAGCCGTTCGGGGCCCCGTTGGCGATGGCGAGGAAACCGTGGGAGGCGATCTCGCGGAGGAAGTTGCCCTGGGAGAGCCCGTTGCCCGAGCAGCCGCCGTTGCCCCACACGACGATGGGGAGGCGCTCGGTCGGGAGGTTCTGGGGCCGGAAGATGGTGTGGTTCGCCAGGCTGGCCGACGTCTCGTAGTCGGCGGGGTAGGGGCCGGATCCGCCGACCGCGGCGTTGGCCGGCGTCACGCCGACCGCCATGATCATCGAGGTGACCGGGACGAGGATGGCCGCCAGGCCCGCGTAGATCTTCGACGTTCTTCTCATTCGCCCTCCAGCGGATGTCACGACGGTGCTCCCGGCCGCGGCGGACGTCCCGTGCGCGTCCGAGCACGGTGGTGGCGGTG
Coding sequences within:
- a CDS encoding protein phosphatase 2C domain-containing protein; translated protein: MYVSLSTSAGRPGRSNEDFVGAVPGAVVLLDGAGIPGAESLCSHGVVWYTRRLGAALLAHLSYDDGRDLAAALASAIDETAAEHCDTCDIADPRSPQATVAMVRAARGSLDYLLLADCFLVLDAADGSPQVITDEREGLARRECSVPLDGLAPGNPEYDRVRDSCAEALRARRNQVGGYWIAKDDPRAAQEAVTGSASLADLNGFALLSNGASRIVSPYAVTDWPGVLELLAAEGPTGVIRRVRQTEARSGGPDVRMQDDDATVAHCTRLSR
- a CDS encoding SAM-dependent methyltransferase, producing MRFLAREAGVRQFLDIGTGIPSADNTHEAAQSVAPESRVVYVDNDPMVLVHARALLTSDPSGATAYLDADLRDPEKILADPQLHATLDLSQPVALVLIAVTHFLTDDDRPHERVARLLDALPSGSWLALTHFTTDHIPVEIVRRMEAEFASGRMKQDAVSRDRAEFARFFTGLEVAEPGIVPVTEWRPQVPPEQRPPLADASIYGAVARKP
- a CDS encoding DUF1152 domain-containing protein — translated: MTTPAAPPTDLGVFSLAVPPLFAALAPARNVLIAGAGGGFDVYAGLPLALALWRGGAQVHLASLSFSELELIDQDAWRAEHVAAVQPGTTSPDWYFPERTLARWLAAQDLPSTVYAFPPLGVQPLRAAYRHLVEKLDIDAVVLVDGGTDILLHGDESNLGTPVEDITSLAAVTALDVPIKLVTSLGFGIDAYDGVNHVEVLENLAALDRDGGYLGALSIPGSSREAALYRDAVADAQAATPDRPSIVQGQIAAATSGAFGDVRFTRRTGGGDLFVNPLMAMYFTVDLDKLAARCLYLDRIENTVGRRQVITRIQAFREEFLNTRIPRAFPH
- a CDS encoding cellulose binding domain-containing protein is translated as MRRTSKIYAGLAAILVPVTSMIMAVGVTPANAAVGGSGPYPADYETSASLANHTIFRPQNLPTERLPIVVWGNGGCSGNGLSQGNFLREIASHGFLAIANGAPNGSGSTTSQMLTQSIDWAFAENSRQGSKYYNKIDTTKVAVAGFSCGGLEAYAVSNDPRVTTTGIFSSGLLNDADDYQLRRLTKPIAYFVGGPSDIAYPNAMDDWGKLPAGLPAFMGNLNVGHGGTYHETNGGEFGRVATLYFKWRLKGDNTAGTTFVGANCGLCRTQWTVQQKNLTLDTTPPPTTPPPTTPPPTTPPPTTPPPSGGACTAVYAVQDQWNGGFVANVSVTAGAAALTGWRVTLTLPSGAAVTSLWNGVASGTSGTVTVANQSYNGRLAAGQGTSFGFQGTGNGSGTTATCTGS
- a CDS encoding ThuA domain-containing protein; this encodes MPRTLRSLCLILLAVVAVVSTTTALPAEAAPRFRVLVFSKITNFYHDSIPAGIAAIQQLGAAHNFEVVATTDAAAFTDANLATFDALVFNNTNSLPTSGDLLNAGQRAALQTFIRNGGGWAGLHAASASERDWPWYEGLVGTIFDYHPDFSSTGGTFPGRVKVLDRAHPSTRNLPELWEQSEEWYNWRTNPTGKVHTLAQIKVRDGINGLDEGVDHAYSWCQRYDGGRSWFTAGGHASSQFSSATFLEHLRYGIEWAAGAVAGDCSATRTSNFERVGLVTENLADPFELAVAPDRKVYYIQRTGALKVVNQDTLQVTTLLDFAYTSAMTDQSDGLLGMTLDRNFASNGWIYLLWSDKTLKQLNLSRFTVANNSVALSSEKRLLTIPTYRGEGRANSHMGGSLAMDGAGRLYAAIGDNTDPFASSGYTPIDERSGRAAWDAQGTAGNTNDLRGKILRITPQSDGTYTVPSGNLFAPGTARTRPEIYAMGMRNPFRITVEPQTNAVLVADYGPDARAADANRGPEGTVEFNRITAAGNYGWPYCVGNNIPFNDYNFATNTSGAKFNCAAPVNNSPNNTGLTNLPASRSALVWYAYSASTQFPELGTGGGGPMSGPVYDYDPANTRTTKFPEYFEGKWITYELTRRWFKTLSIHKTAQTFGNARFGPTAVGDLQSINGIFDTMSWIQPFEAEFGPDGSLYVIDFGEGTGSGRGGSNAGAGIYRIDYVANGRPPTAKIAATPDSGRAPLTVSFSSAGTTAGDGTALSYAWDFTNDGTTDSTAANPSFTYGTAGTYTARLTVRNSGNGLTATAVTDVVVGNTRPTVTLSVPDGGFFDFGDKIPFTVTVTDPEDTTVDCSRVTVQTQLGHDSHAHPLDVYTGCSGLLSTEADAGDGHGPGQNLYTLITAQYTDGGAAGAPALTGSTRVQLQPKSKEAEHFSAQSGVTVNDRATARAGKRLGDVDHNDWVAYGPVDLRNVGSVTLGLTNGGLGGTIELRTGSPTGTLIGTAAVASTGGWDNLVSPTVTLTNKPTGTTTLYARFVNAAQTGGTPDLLALDWLRFNGAGVKQEPGGTLSLAANPAGGTGTLNTTLTATATAPSGQSITDYAWDFGDNSAITHGATLRSIAHTYPRKGTFTARVTTTYTSGETRSINLTVTVS